From the genome of Pelobates fuscus isolate aPelFus1 chromosome 6, aPelFus1.pri, whole genome shotgun sequence, one region includes:
- the LOC134566170 gene encoding keratin, type I cytoskeletal 19-like has protein sequence MMDHSHCSPGSHNGGSHISENARELVSHNGNSHMPYQGLQHTSTEDSHISRHGGSHMSGGHQISHHGAKYITCLGGHQMTPHGGHHISHHGSHQIPNHAGKHMSYHGGHHMSHHGSQHISHLGTHHTSNHGSHHMTNYGDHNNSNHMSHHGGQHSSNHTDHEMVYNRDNHMFHHEDDHMSRHEGHQMPTHGGDYMYHHGGHHMSHHGGHHMSHHGGQHASGIHYMAHQRGNQLSNYGGHQMANHGGHYIAHHGGHHMSHQMGQHVPHYRSHHRKTSNHKTSVHRGSASKEVSKYSSLKHKYSSGFSHGGHCHGSHSSRHAGQNISKIDNFLGANEKQVMQVLNERLSTYLGTVHTLEQKNAKLERNISEWYENNTPQMPPDGTHYFKIIAELQSKIGEVAKENSSLILALGNAKLAADDFKGKYEIELQFSESAMTDVNHLGGVLEALNGETAKFETHVQSLEEELQEIKTSNEEEIDNLLGQLGARVNVEVNAAPSVDLNTVLSEVRDEYENLMDQNLKEAEEMFRQRSEELNREVVSGSEQLQSFEMEIIEMKRNMQALEIELQSEMSMNSALEGTLEEIQGTFGSKLEQLQSVINDAESELGQIRSDLEHQNNDYKILMDQKTHLEMEIATYKRLLDGHDITVTGPQTSGEHQEIISEDWRKADVVPKFKKGSKGQPRNQKGAQHL, from the exons ATGATGGATCACAGTCACTGTTCCCCTGGATCTCACAATGGCGGCAGCCATATTAGTGAAAATGCAAGAGAACTTGTATCCCATAATGGAAACTCGCATATGCCATATCAAGGACTTCAGCACACATCTACTGAAGACTCTCATATATCAAGACATGGAGGTTCACATATGTCTGGAGGCCACCAAATTTCTCATCATGGGGCTAAATACATAACTTGCCTTGGAGGCCACCAAATGACACCTCATGGAGGCCATCATATATCCCATCATGGAAGCCACCAAATCCCAAATCATGCGGGCAAGCACATGTCTTATCATGGAGGCCACCACATGTCTCATCATGGATCACAGCATATTTCTCACCTTGGAACCCATCATACATCCAATCATGGAAGCCATCACATGACCAACTATGGAGACCATAACAATTCCAATCATATGTCTCACCATGGAGGTCAACACTCATCCAATCATACAGATCACGAAATGGTCTATAATAGAGACAATCATATGTTTCATCATGAAGATGATCACATGTCCCGACATGAGGGCCATCAGATGCCAACTCATGGAGGAGACTATATGTACCATCATGGAGGTCATCACATGTCCCATCATGGAGGTCATCACATGTCCCATCATGGTGGTCAGCATGCGTCTGGAATACATTATATGGCCCATCAAAGAGGTAATCAACTGTCCAATTATGGAGGTCATCAAATGGCCAATCATGGAGGACATTATATTGCCCATCATGGAGGACACCACATGTCTCATCaaatgggtcagcatgtgcctcATTATAGAAGTCACCACCGTAAGACAAGCAATCACAAAACCAGTGTCCATCGTGGATCTGCTAGTAAAGAAGTTTCCAAATATTCTTCTTTAAAGCATAAATATAGCTCTGGATTTTCACATGGTGGTCATTGCCATGGGAGTCATTCTAGCAGACATGCAGGCCAAAATATTTCAAAAATCGATAATTTTTTGGGTGCAAATGAGAAGCAAGTAATGCAGGTTCTAAATGAGCGGCTATCAACATATCTGGGTACAGTTCACACATTAgagcaaaaaaatgcaaagttggAGAGGAACATATCGGAATGGTATGAAAATAACACCCCACAAATGCCTCCCGATGGCACTCATTATTTCAAAATCATTGCTGAACTCCAGAGTAAG ATTGGTGAAGTTGCTAAGGAAAATTCCAGTCTAATCCTAGCCCTGGGTAATGCTAAACTAGCCGCTGATGATTTCAAGGGCAA GTATGAGATAGAGCTCCAGTTTAGCGAGAGTGCTATGACAGATGTCAATCATTTAGGAGGAGTCCTTGAGGCACTGAATGGGGAGACAGCCAAGTTTGAGACACATGTCCAAAGTCTTGAGGAAGAGCTACAGGAAATTAAGACGTCTAATGAAGAG GAAATTGACAATCTGCTTGGCCAACTTGGAGCCAGGGTCAATGTAGAAGTCAATGCTGCCCCATCTGTTGACCTGAACACTGTCTTGTCTGAGGTCCGAGATGAATATGAAAACCTGATGGACCAAAATCTAAAAGAGGCTGAAGAAATGTTCCGGCAAAGG AGTGAGGAACTGAATCGTGAAGTGGTCTCTGGATCTGAGCAGTTGCAGTCATTCGAAATGGAAATCATTGAAATGAAGCGGAACATGCAGGCCCTGGAGATTGAGCTGCAGAGTGAAATGAGCATG AACTCAGCTCTAGAGGGTACATTGGAAGAGATACAAGGCACTTTTGGCTCTAAGTTGGAACAACTACAGAGTGTTATCAACGATGCAGAGTCTGAACTGGGCCAAATCCGTTCTGACCTTGAGCACCAAAACAATGACTACAAGATTCTCATGGACCAGAAAACGCACCTGGAAATGGAAATTGCCACTTACAAACGCTTGTTGGATGGGCATGACATTAC AGTTACTGGACCCCAGACGTCAGGTGAACATCAAG AAATCATATCAGAGGACTGGAGAAAAGCAGATGTGGTACCtaaatttaaaaagggttcaaaaggtCAACCCAGAAACCAAAAAGGAGCTCAACATCTGTGA